A single window of Chitinophagales bacterium DNA harbors:
- a CDS encoding MBL fold metallo-hydrolase, producing the protein MKEIKKEIFFYQAECGDASRIRYYGSDGKYHNIFIDAGYRRTFKGIISSHVNEIQASDESIDLWIVSHIHDDHIGGIEQFIKQTKSGESKDTTNLWLYNRPRRTNQYTKDNKSVSVARSIRQGDILSKYLESINKVPTRDIVSSIKPIDLFGLKIYILTPSSEKLHKLRAKYENNPKLPLEKQEGEAISEAKRAVRDDYHIKLNDFDLSIWDEDNSIENGSSISVMTDYDGIRTLWLADAHPSDIVSTLDSMGYKKDNKIVCDLVKVTHHGSKANNSDDLYSLIDCKNFLFSANGKNKHKLPTKESIARILRNENRKNEEHYILYFTHDNEVLRNIFANEDNAIFEELNFSIIFSNEPKFLKFEYK; encoded by the coding sequence ATGAAAGAGATTAAAAAAGAAATATTTTTCTACCAAGCTGAATGTGGTGATGCTTCTAGAATAAGGTATTACGGAAGTGATGGTAAATACCATAATATTTTTATTGATGCAGGATATAGAAGAACTTTTAAAGGTATCATCTCCTCTCATGTAAATGAAATTCAAGCAAGTGACGAGTCAATTGACTTATGGATTGTATCGCATATACATGATGACCATATTGGTGGAATAGAACAGTTCATTAAACAAACCAAATCTGGAGAGTCTAAAGACACTACTAATCTTTGGCTTTATAATCGTCCTAGAAGAACAAATCAATATACAAAGGATAATAAATCCGTAAGTGTTGCTAGGAGCATTAGGCAAGGTGATATACTTTCGAAGTATCTTGAAAGTATCAATAAGGTTCCTACAAGGGATATTGTTTCAAGTATAAAGCCCATTGACCTATTCGGCTTAAAAATCTATATTCTTACTCCTTCATCAGAAAAGCTTCACAAGTTGAGAGCAAAATATGAGAATAACCCCAAACTGCCACTGGAAAAACAAGAGGGAGAAGCCATTAGTGAAGCCAAAAGAGCCGTAAGAGATGATTATCATATAAAACTTAATGATTTTGACCTTTCTATTTGGGATGAAGATAACTCCATTGAAAACGGAAGTAGTATTAGTGTAATGACTGATTATGATGGAATAAGAACTCTTTGGCTTGCTGATGCTCACCCAAGTGATATTGTCTCAACACTTGATTCAATGGGATACAAAAAAGATAATAAAATTGTCTGTGACTTGGTTAAGGTTACTCATCATGGCAGTAAAGCAAACAATAGTGATGACTTATATAGCTTGATTGACTGTAAAAACTTCCTCTTTAGTGCGAACGGAAAAAATAAGCATAAATTACCAACTAAAGAATCTATCGCAAGAATACTCAGAAATGAAAATAGGAAAAATGAAGAACATTACATTCTTTATTTTACACATGATAATGAAGTTCTCAGAAATATTTTTGCAAATGAAGATAATGCAATTTTTGAGGAGTTAAATTTTTCAATCATTTTTTCAAATGAACCAAAATTTCTAAAATTTGAATATAAATAA
- the avs2 gene encoding AVAST type 2 anti-phage system protein Avs2, giving the protein MINLEQDILISRLTVRLREKSSKAVIGTGLIYYSDDFRDNVYIITASHCLHNDGDSFQETLSSLLIDMYNPIEKKYLSINVSHINENLLFKDSDKDLALILLNKSEVESIIGGIPKVRVVTTRQNKTQFIVKGFPNATMGKELDVIYPTWKQELTAVRKFQLQLNEDYNDYATEGFSGSGIFLNDNEYVYLFGIFTRFRPEDRGRVIYGQHIELVNELLSHNFLPSIKFDYLGGNNLNHSFFKNNVEKAIHNLGQRYRKELNLELPISKLFNDLVRDKDFEHRFLQAIDNWINQNRYSNPKEESALFDIETEQNNLKTNVTNWIESISINVPNIIDYTWITDEINRISELINKKQSELYELQREKIKAEKDTKKTFNYRVPYETELSSLREMQTKNRELEDDLQNKVNVELTNNPVLIVKGEAGSGKSHLLGDIAQNRLERGRPSILLLGQHFKSGVGSVEKNILSLLGLEMNMDNFLKSLNKIGEQLNERIPILIDALNEGGGVRLWRDEVFGLINTIVKHPYLGVALSIRTTYFDLMFPEGIPQKISIINHEGFAGNEYAALKLFCKHYKLKQPDFPILAPEFTKPLFLFLICKGVQNSPTKEFPQGFQGIGTIFNYYVKALKIQFQKLREEYYLAPNLISNAIQKFSLECFNKKESVLLLEDAHIFFNANFSKYPFLLNDMIQESVLIRNCKESYSAGEKEEVIYFAYERFGDYFIANELIKYFKNQEEVLRAFSKEEELGKLMEEYYWKYGGVLESLAILLPEKHGLELFEVYSWVYEDIKKDESELRNIIIDWQNGFLLDSLKWRTIESINEEKLIKWFQGDFFNVDFDNYLLTIEQLATIKNHPFNSDRLHQILLKIPMPKRDSFWQRHVLWYSGYNDNEIGFPLRRLIDWAWSPSISSSVDSETAVLAAQTLSWLLASTNRKLRDEVTKAIVNLLEQQPTALLNLLTRFKAVDDMYVQERLYAITYGCILRTERQDSIKLIGNFVYNQIFKDNPPEHVLLRDYARNAVEYMIYRGLGEEIDARKIRPPYKSDLPIYPTEEEISVYDIDHKSPEYDKKFGGIYNGIYFSVISWDFGRKTVDPSIEFFFPISFTKEPGYKKFIDELSEEQEKHLTLLSEMINSKEQLQSKNNRYEIERLGGQEKYDKLLKEHEKGVKEGFEILRTLFNEQLEYVIKSIIPYLQDVKRLSSSNYYWNFFNTAPVKRWIVKRAHELGYDVKLHGRYDQNNGYRNSRPNTEQIGKKYQWIAFHQILSILADNHKIRDRYLDKNYKYYQGAWQFSVRDIDPIYTTKNTEELPEDDMMILEKEYKWWHDDEYSFWNQENQEWARNINDLPEVKYIISKKDVSNVEWLFLNKFTKWNMPKPMSVDKYSMYRKELLYMIQGYIVKRDDKTQIVEFLQGKNFWGRWMPEPSSEFNQLLNREKYWSPAYNSVERENSWKEIYYNNNPTGLFVMCGTQDAKAHISEDKSGAESTYNIPCEQLFNDLELIYAPNDGDFVNSKGVLTVQNIPLSGGLMINKQIFLNYLEKNDLDIIWTLLGEKMAHSLHREQSDFGVPCGVFYLENGEIKGQLNYYERD; this is encoded by the coding sequence TCCAAAAGTAAGAGTTGTGACTACTCGACAAAATAAAACGCAATTCATTGTTAAAGGATTTCCAAATGCTACAATGGGAAAAGAACTTGATGTAATTTATCCCACATGGAAACAGGAGTTAACGGCAGTTCGAAAGTTTCAGTTGCAATTAAACGAAGATTACAATGACTATGCGACTGAAGGGTTTTCGGGGAGTGGCATTTTCTTGAATGATAACGAGTATGTGTACTTATTTGGCATCTTCACGAGATTTCGCCCAGAAGATAGAGGCAGGGTTATTTATGGTCAGCATATTGAATTGGTTAATGAATTGCTCTCACATAACTTTTTACCTTCTATAAAATTTGATTACTTAGGAGGTAATAATCTGAATCACAGTTTTTTTAAGAACAATGTAGAAAAGGCAATTCATAATTTAGGGCAACGCTATAGGAAGGAACTCAATTTAGAACTACCTATTTCCAAACTGTTCAATGATCTCGTTCGTGACAAGGATTTTGAACACCGTTTTCTTCAAGCAATCGACAATTGGATAAATCAAAATCGATACTCAAACCCAAAAGAAGAATCTGCACTTTTCGATATTGAGACTGAGCAAAACAATCTGAAAACAAATGTAACAAATTGGATTGAGTCAATCTCTATCAATGTGCCTAATATCATTGACTACACATGGATTACTGACGAAATCAATCGTATATCTGAATTGATTAATAAAAAGCAATCAGAGTTGTATGAACTTCAGAGAGAAAAAATAAAAGCAGAAAAGGATACTAAAAAGACATTCAATTATAGAGTTCCTTATGAAACTGAACTAAGCTCTTTAAGAGAAATGCAAACAAAGAATAGGGAATTGGAAGATGATTTACAGAACAAAGTAAATGTTGAACTTACAAATAATCCTGTGTTAATTGTTAAAGGGGAAGCAGGAAGCGGAAAATCTCACCTTTTAGGAGATATAGCTCAAAACAGATTGGAACGAGGACGACCATCCATCCTACTTTTGGGACAACATTTTAAATCTGGGGTTGGAAGCGTAGAAAAGAACATTTTAAGTCTACTAGGGCTTGAAATGAACATGGATAATTTTCTGAAGTCTCTTAATAAAATAGGCGAACAATTAAATGAAAGAATACCTATTCTAATTGATGCACTGAACGAAGGAGGAGGTGTTCGTTTGTGGAGGGATGAGGTTTTTGGATTAATAAATACTATTGTTAAGCACCCATATTTAGGTGTCGCTTTGAGTATCCGAACGACCTATTTTGACCTAATGTTTCCAGAAGGTATTCCTCAAAAAATTTCGATTATAAACCATGAAGGGTTTGCAGGTAACGAATACGCAGCATTAAAACTTTTTTGTAAGCATTATAAGCTTAAACAGCCAGACTTCCCAATACTGGCTCCTGAATTTACCAAGCCCCTGTTTTTATTTTTGATTTGTAAAGGGGTACAAAACTCTCCAACAAAAGAATTTCCTCAAGGTTTTCAAGGTATTGGGACAATATTCAACTATTACGTCAAAGCATTAAAAATCCAATTTCAAAAACTACGTGAGGAATACTATTTAGCACCTAACCTAATCTCGAATGCAATACAAAAGTTTTCATTAGAGTGTTTCAATAAAAAGGAGAGCGTATTATTGCTTGAGGATGCTCATATATTCTTCAATGCGAATTTCTCTAAATATCCGTTCCTATTGAATGATATGATACAGGAAAGTGTCCTTATCAGGAATTGTAAGGAGAGCTATAGTGCTGGAGAAAAGGAAGAGGTAATATACTTTGCATATGAACGATTTGGCGACTATTTCATTGCTAATGAACTCATTAAATACTTCAAGAATCAGGAAGAAGTATTAAGAGCATTTAGCAAAGAAGAGGAACTCGGTAAATTGATGGAAGAATATTATTGGAAATACGGAGGTGTTTTGGAGTCTCTCGCAATTTTACTACCAGAAAAGCATGGGTTAGAATTATTTGAGGTATATAGCTGGGTGTATGAGGATATAAAAAAGGACGAATCCGAACTTAGAAATATCATTATTGACTGGCAAAACGGATTCCTATTAGACAGCCTGAAATGGCGAACTATCGAAAGCATCAATGAAGAAAAACTAATTAAGTGGTTTCAGGGAGATTTCTTCAATGTTGACTTTGATAATTATTTACTCACTATTGAACAACTTGCAACAATAAAAAATCATCCATTTAATTCGGATAGACTACATCAAATCCTTTTAAAAATACCAATGCCAAAAAGAGACAGCTTTTGGCAACGTCACGTTTTATGGTATTCAGGGTACAACGATAATGAAATTGGTTTTCCTCTTCGCCGATTGATTGATTGGGCATGGTCTCCCTCTATTTCAAGTTCTGTTGACAGTGAAACCGCAGTACTGGCTGCTCAGACGTTATCATGGCTACTTGCATCAACTAATCGAAAGCTAAGAGATGAAGTAACCAAAGCTATAGTCAACTTACTCGAACAGCAGCCAACTGCACTCCTTAACCTACTTACAAGGTTTAAAGCTGTAGATGACATGTATGTTCAAGAAAGACTTTATGCAATTACATATGGATGCATACTCAGAACAGAGCGACAAGATTCAATTAAATTAATAGGGAACTTTGTATATAATCAGATTTTCAAAGATAATCCACCTGAACACGTTTTACTTCGTGATTATGCTCGCAACGCAGTTGAGTATATGATTTATAGAGGTTTGGGTGAAGAAATAGATGCACGGAAAATTCGTCCGCCATACAAGAGTGACTTACCTATTTATCCAACAGAGGAAGAAATTAGTGTCTATGATATAGACCATAAAAGCCCTGAATACGATAAAAAGTTTGGAGGAATATACAATGGAATATATTTCTCAGTGATTTCATGGGATTTTGGACGAAAAACAGTTGACCCGAGTATTGAATTTTTTTTCCCCATTAGCTTTACTAAAGAGCCTGGTTACAAGAAATTCATTGATGAATTATCAGAAGAACAAGAAAAACATCTTACTCTTTTGAGTGAAATGATTAATTCAAAAGAACAACTTCAAAGCAAAAACAACAGGTATGAAATAGAAAGGTTGGGTGGACAAGAGAAATACGATAAGTTGCTTAAAGAGCATGAGAAAGGAGTCAAAGAAGGATTTGAAATTCTTAGAACTCTTTTTAATGAACAACTCGAATACGTAATCAAAAGTATAATCCCCTATTTACAGGATGTTAAAAGACTTAGTAGTTCAAACTATTATTGGAATTTTTTTAATACTGCTCCTGTGAAAAGATGGATTGTAAAAAGAGCACACGAATTAGGTTACGATGTCAAATTACATGGAAGATATGACCAAAACAATGGATATCGTAACAGTAGACCAAATACTGAGCAAATTGGCAAAAAATATCAGTGGATTGCATTTCACCAAATACTCAGCATTCTTGCTGACAATCATAAAATCAGGGATAGGTATTTAGATAAGAACTATAAATATTACCAAGGAGCATGGCAATTTTCTGTAAGAGACATTGACCCTATATACACAACTAAGAATACTGAAGAATTACCTGAAGATGATATGATGATCTTAGAAAAAGAATACAAATGGTGGCATGATGACGAGTATTCTTTTTGGAATCAAGAAAATCAGGAATGGGCAAGAAACATAAATGATTTGCCCGAAGTCAAATATATAATCTCTAAAAAAGATGTTAGTAATGTTGAGTGGCTATTTTTGAACAAGTTTACCAAATGGAATATGCCAAAGCCGATGAGTGTAGACAAATATTCCATGTATAGAAAAGAGTTGTTGTACATGATTCAGGGGTATATAGTCAAACGAGATGATAAAACACAAATAGTTGAATTTCTGCAGGGCAAGAATTTCTGGGGAAGATGGATGCCAGAACCAAGTAGTGAGTTTAACCAACTTTTAAATAGAGAGAAATATTGGTCTCCTGCATACAATAGTGTTGAGAGAGAGAATTCGTGGAAAGAAATCTACTATAATAATAACCCAACTGGACTATTCGTTATGTGTGGTACGCAAGATGCTAAAGCACATATCAGTGAGGATAAATCTGGAGCAGAATCAACTTATAATATTCCTTGTGAGCAACTTTTTAATGACCTTGAACTAATTTATGCTCCTAATGACGGCGATTTTGTTAACTCTAAGGGAGTATTAACAGTTCAAAACATTCCCTTATCTGGTGGATTAATGATAAACAAACAAATCTTTTTAAATTATCTGGAAAAGAATGATTTGGATATAATTTGGACTCTTCTTGGAGAAAAAATGGCGCATAGCTTACATAGGGAACAAAGTGATTTTGGAGTACCTTGTGGGGTATTCTATCTTGAAAATGGAGAAATAAAGGGACAATTAAATTACTATGAAAGAGATTAA
- a CDS encoding NUDIX domain-containing protein, producing MAKPITPLLGCDVFVVNKELEVLLIRRTDNGRWAMPGGCNDLGETPSECAIRECKEETGFEVKILDLIGVWSSIHYEYVYYPWKENEFVHLVFRGEIVGGKARTSSESDEIAWFKADNLPPLSDGHETRIKYGFEFLENNVETYFE from the coding sequence ATGGCAAAACCAATAACCCCCTTACTAGGCTGTGACGTTTTTGTGGTAAACAAGGAACTTGAAGTATTGCTCATCAGAAGAACGGATAATGGACGTTGGGCAATGCCAGGAGGTTGTAATGATTTAGGCGAAACCCCAAGTGAGTGTGCCATAAGAGAGTGCAAGGAGGAGACTGGTTTTGAGGTGAAAATATTGGATTTGATAGGCGTTTGGAGCTCGATACATTACGAATATGTATATTACCCGTGGAAAGAGAACGAGTTTGTTCATTTGGTTTTTAGGGGTGAAATTGTAGGCGGAAAAGCTAGGACTTCGAGCGAATCGGATGAAATCGCATGGTTCAAGGCAGATAATTTACCTCCATTATCTGACGGTCATGAAACAAGGATTAAATATGGATTTGAGTTCTTAGAGAATAACGTGGAAACCTACTTTGAATAA
- a CDS encoding serine hydrolase domain-containing protein has protein sequence MKKKRTKQIIRIVLLLGTIISLFFVPWLLVKAWIKPLPNTVQEQLDEAIGHGFDGMIVYVDEGGKEPKFYAAGWKNRENKIPADPHSLFKIASISKLYDVVAISKLVSDGCLSLDKTIADYLPELVGGIENAEKITLRLMIQHRSGIPNFTDAPNFWAAPTQTFEESLALILDKPANFEPGEDYEYCNTNYLLINKIMDDALGYQNFQFIQEEILMPLNLNHTFGSLSEVNMDDVMSGYHVGHPFDLKADEHGMLATAEDVGIFLRALNDGSLFEQGEQEIYSSIYKYEHGGWVPGYQSFAKYHKDLDAVLIQFYSTTDSKLYNWNLSEIINNRIVKILRRSKSL, from the coding sequence ATGAAGAAGAAACGAACAAAACAAATAATCAGAATCGTATTGCTCTTGGGAACTATTATCTCCCTATTCTTTGTCCCTTGGCTATTGGTAAAAGCATGGATTAAGCCTTTGCCAAATACTGTTCAAGAGCAGTTAGATGAAGCTATTGGTCATGGATTTGATGGAATGATTGTGTATGTAGATGAAGGTGGAAAAGAACCCAAATTTTATGCAGCTGGCTGGAAGAATCGAGAAAATAAAATACCTGCAGACCCTCATTCCTTATTCAAAATTGCGAGCATAAGCAAGCTGTATGATGTTGTGGCTATCTCCAAATTGGTAAGTGATGGATGTCTTTCTTTGGATAAAACCATCGCCGATTATTTACCAGAGCTTGTAGGAGGAATTGAAAACGCTGAGAAAATTACCTTGAGGTTGATGATACAGCATAGAAGTGGCATTCCCAATTTTACAGATGCTCCGAATTTTTGGGCTGCTCCAACGCAGACCTTTGAAGAAAGTCTTGCATTGATTCTGGACAAGCCCGCTAACTTTGAACCTGGTGAAGACTACGAATATTGTAACACGAATTACCTTTTAATCAATAAGATAATGGATGATGCATTGGGTTATCAGAACTTCCAATTCATTCAAGAAGAAATTCTAATGCCGTTAAATCTTAACCATACCTTTGGTTCACTAAGTGAAGTCAATATGGACGATGTGATGAGTGGCTATCATGTAGGACATCCCTTTGATTTAAAGGCAGACGAACACGGCATGTTAGCCACAGCAGAAGACGTGGGTATTTTCCTTAGGGCATTGAATGACGGGTCATTGTTTGAACAGGGAGAACAGGAAATATATTCCTCCATTTACAAGTATGAACATGGTGGTTGGGTTCCAGGATACCAAAGTTTTGCAAAATATCACAAAGACCTTGATGCGGTTCTTATTCAGTTTTACAGCACAACCGACTCTAAACTGTACAATTGGAACTTGTCAGAAATCATAAATAATAGAATTGTCAAAATATTGAGGAGAAGTAAAAGCTTATAA
- a CDS encoding GNAT family N-acetyltransferase has product MDIQNLEHNDINFISDLLPIGWEDVLPIIASYTNTKFCFPIKASIDKKIVGIGTAIIHTKTAWLAHIIVHRDYRNQGIGTIITQTLVETSYSKGCETINLLATELGEPIYKKIGFEIETEYLIFRCEGANEAFENSENIVAINGDFKKQILDLDRKVSDENRILLLEPHLSNGFVYLQDNEVKGFYLPNLGHGLIIATTSSAGQELMKLRLKSKDFNAFPIDNLSARELMRQNNFNEFRIEKRMRLGKKRNWQPQNIYAIIGGNLG; this is encoded by the coding sequence ATGGACATACAGAATTTAGAACATAACGATATAAATTTTATCTCAGACTTACTTCCAATCGGTTGGGAAGACGTTCTTCCGATTATTGCCTCTTATACAAACACAAAATTTTGCTTTCCGATTAAAGCGAGTATTGACAAAAAAATAGTGGGCATTGGGACTGCAATAATTCACACGAAAACTGCTTGGTTGGCTCATATTATTGTTCACCGTGACTATAGAAATCAAGGTATTGGGACGATAATCACCCAAACTTTAGTTGAAACCTCCTATTCAAAAGGCTGTGAAACAATCAATCTTTTGGCAACCGAGCTTGGTGAGCCTATTTATAAAAAAATTGGTTTTGAAATAGAAACTGAATATTTAATTTTTAGGTGTGAAGGAGCAAACGAAGCATTTGAAAATTCCGAAAATATTGTTGCAATTAACGGTGACTTCAAAAAACAAATTTTAGATTTAGATAGAAAAGTTTCAGACGAAAACAGAATTTTGCTTCTTGAACCACACCTTTCAAACGGCTTTGTATATTTACAGGACAACGAAGTGAAAGGTTTTTATTTGCCGAATTTAGGACACGGTTTAATAATAGCAACGACAAGTTCAGCAGGACAAGAACTAATGAAGTTACGCTTGAAATCAAAAGATTTCAATGCATTTCCAATTGACAATTTAAGTGCGAGAGAGTTGATGAGACAAAATAATTTCAATGAATTTCGAATAGAAAAACGAATGCGATTAGGAAAGAAAAGAAATTGGCAGCCCCAAAATATTTATGCCATCATTGGAGGTAACTTAGGATGA